A genome region from Hemitrygon akajei chromosome 14, sHemAka1.3, whole genome shotgun sequence includes the following:
- the LOC140738433 gene encoding uncharacterized protein, with protein sequence MSYSLDTMFGTSSYRRILGDSPRPASRSAGSLASSGFHSQTWSRSPSTITSYKRVAPTLTANFSSQMTASTDSLESGAINGDIRSRNEKEMLQTLNDRFATYIDKVRNLELQNKNLEAEAASLRQQQAGRSAIGELYEREIKDLRNVLVQISNDKAQLQLEQEHLEEDIQHIKQRYEDESRMREEMDASIRALSKYIEDAGLTRVDLDKKLRYLTEEASFMKANHDDEVRDLLNQIQGSQVTLEVRDSLKSDITAALREIRAQMEGHAVKTTSQTEEVFKVKLERLNQAAKVNTDAIQAAQDEILEYRRHLQSKNTELETLKGTKDSLERQRLEMEDRHNADISSYQDAAQQLENELRNTKWEMAAQLREYQDLLNVKMALDIEIAAYRKLLEGEESRFIGASPYSSIEGYHKGPLVPTHIKPKTDEIAKLTDKEVEEVVAEEVVDEKVTTTEETKESEEAAEEEEEEKEEAIEEEADKAESKDTKAKTEMEEEKGKEEAVKEEEDVKKGSKDQAEDKQEELEKDQKKLTIKVEDKIPDEPKEKESSEKEPEAKEREKKGTEEPSEPDSKTKESEEEKESKAEYKGEEKKDTKPEPKPEEKEVKKDAKPEPKPEEKEEKKEVKPEPKPEEKEEKKEVKPEPKPEEKEVKKEAKPEPKPEEKEEKKEVKPEPKPEEKEEKKEVKPEPKPEEKEVKKEAKPEPKPEEKEEKKEVKPEPKPEEKEVKKEAKPEPKPEEKEEKKEVKPEPKPEEKEVKKEAKPEPKPEEKEEKKVVKPEPKPEEKEVKKEAKPEEKEVKKEAKPEEKEVKKEPKPEEKEEKKEVKPEPKPEEKEVKKDAKAETKEEAGPIKESSKKTTEVEQAKPESTKPKEPEKATDATDQSKESDKETKDEMTETAKKTELQKSVPESTKDQKEEKSDKESIKEQKPEVKAETQVKDSKEGKSEKSSSTKEEAKITDTTQKTEELKA encoded by the exons ATGAGTTACAGTCTGGATACAATGTTCGGCACCAGCTCCTACCGCAGGATACTAGGGGACTCGCCCCGACCCGCATCCCGATCCGCAGGCTCTTTAGCAAGTAGCGGCTTCCATTCACAGACATGGTCCCGGAGCCCTAGCACAATTACCTCCTACAAACGGGTGGCTCCAACTCTGACTGCCAACTTCAGCTCTCAGATGACAGCCTCCACCGACAGCCTGGAATCCGGGGCCATAAATGGAGACATTAGATCGCGCAACGAGAAAGAGATGCTACAGACCTTGAACGATCGCTTCGCCACTTATATCGACAAGGTACGGAACTTAGAGCTTCAAAACAAAAATCTAGAGGCAGAGGCCGCTTCGCTGAGGCAGCAGCAAGCCGGCAGATCAGCCATAGGGGAGCTGTACGAGAGAGAAATCAAAGACCTGCGCAATGTACTGGTGCAGATCAGCAATGACAAGGCGCAGCTACAGCTGGAGCAGGAACACCTGGAGGAGGACATCCAGCACATCAAACAGAGATACGAGGATGAAAGCAGGATGAGAGAAGAGATGGACGCCAGCATCAGAGCCCTCAGCAAGTATATTGAGGACGCAGGTTTGACAAGGGTAGATCTGGACAAGAAACTCCGGTACCTTACCGAGGAGGCTTCTTTCATGAAGGCGAATCACGACGATGAAGTTAGAGATTTGCTGAATCAGATCCAGGGCTCACAGGTAACTTTGGAAGTGCGGGATTCACTGAAGTCCGACATCACTGCGGCTCTCCGAGAGATCCGCGCGCAGATGGAAGGTCATGCAGTCAAGACCACCAGTCAGACCGAGGAAGTATTCAAAGTGAAGCTGGAAAGACTGAACCAAGCCGCCAAGGTCAACACGGACGCCATCCAAGCAGCCCAGGATGAGATCTTAGAATATCGCAGGCATCTGCAGTCCAAGAACACCGAACTGGAGACGCTGAAGGGCACAAAAGACTCATTGGAGAGGCAAAGGCTTGAGATGGAAGATAGACACAATGCGGATATTTCCAGCTATCAG GATGCGGCACAACAACTTGAAAACGAATTAAGGAATACAAAATGGGAAATGGCTGCACAGCTCAGGGAATACCAAGACTTGCTCAATGTTAAAATGGCCTTGGATATTGAAATTGCGGCTTACAG GAAACTTTTGGAGGGTGAAGAATCAAGATTTATTGGGGCCAGTCCCTATTCTTCTATCGAAGGGTATCATAAAGGACCCTTAGTGCCAACTCATATTAAACCCAAGACTGATGAAATAGCCAAACTAACTGACAAAGAGGTGGAAGAAGTGGTTGCAGAAGAAGTAGTGGATGAAAAAGTAACTACAACAGAAGAAACTAAAGAATctgaagaggctgcagaagaagaggaagaagaaaaagaggAAGCAATAGAGGAAGAGGCTGACAAAGCAGAATCAAAAGACACTAAAGCCAAAACAGAGATGgaagaagagaaaggaaaagaagaAGCAGTTAAAGAAGAAGAAGATGTGAAAAAGGGAAGCAAGGATCAAGCAGAGGACAAACAAGAGGAACTCGAAAAAGATCAGAAAAAACTAACGATAAAGGTGGAAGATAAAATACCAGATGAACCAAAGGAGAAAGAAAGCTCGGAAAAGGAGCCAGAGgctaaagaaagagaaaaaaagggaacAGAGGAACCCTCTGAACCAGACTCCAAAACCAAAGAATCTGAAGAGGAAAAGGAATCAAAAGCAGAATAcaagggtgaagaaaagaaagacaCAAAACCAGAGCCCAAACCTGAAGAGAAGGAAGTGAAGAAAGATGCAAAACCGGAGCCCAAACCTGAAGAGAAGGAGGAAAAGAAAGAGGTAAAACCGGAGCCCAAACCTGAAGAGAAGGAGGAAAAGAAAGAGGTAAAACCAGAGCCCAAACCTGAAGAGAAGGAAGTGAAGAAAGAGGCAAAACCAGAGCCCAAACCTGAAGAGAAGGAGGAAAAGAAAGAGGTAAAACCGGAGCCCAAACCTGAAGAGAAGGAGGAAAAGAAAGAGGTAAAACCAGAGCCCAAACCTGAAGAGAAGGAAGTGAAGAAAGAGGCAAAACCAGAACCCAAACCTGAAGAGAAGGAGGAAAAGAAAGAGGTAAAACCGGAGCCCAAACCTGAAGAGAAGGAAGTGAAGAAAGAGGCAAAACCAGAACCCAAACCTGAAGAGAAGGAGGAAAAGAAAGAGGTAAAACCGGAGCCCAAACCTGAAGAGAAGGAAGTGAAGAAAGAGGCAAAACCAGAACCCAAACCTGAAGAGAAGGAGGAAAAGAAAGTGGTAAAACCGGAGCCCAAACCTGAAGAGAAGGAAGTGAAGAAAGAGGCAAAACCTGAAGAGAAGGAAGTGAAGAAAGAGGCAAAACCTGAAGAGAAGGAAGTGAAGAAAGAACCCAAACCTGAAGAGAAGGAGGAAAAGAAAGAGGTAAAACCGGAGCCCAAACCTGAAGAGAAGGAAGTGAAGAAAGATGCAAAAGCAGAGACCAAAGAAGAAGCAGGACCAATAAAAGAATCATCAAAAAAGACTACAGAAGTTGAACAAGCTAAACCTGAGTCCACAAAACCAAAGGAGCCTGAAAAAGCAACAGATGCTACAGACCAGAGTAAAGAAAGTGACAAAGAAACAAAAGATGAGATGACAGAGACAGCGAAAAAGACAGAATTACAAAAATCAGTCCCAGAGTCCACAAAAGATCAAAAGGAAGAGAAATCAGATAAGGAGTCTATAAAGGAACAAAAACCTGAAGTTAAAGCAGAAACACAAGTCAAAGATAGCAAAGAGGGAAAATCAGAAAAATCTTCCAGCACTAAAGAAGAAGCAAAGATAACAGACACAACTCAAAAGACAGAAGAATTAAAGGCATAA